AAACATGTTTTGGTATATTTGTACTCCTTCCTTTGACTCAAATAGAAGCATTTCCTCTCACGTTATCACATGGAaagtggttttaaaaaaaatcaatcaaactgGAGCAGACGGACAGTATGAGTGTTGTATGCTCTCATCACATGTGCTTGACTAACATGCTATGGCTAATTGAGACCTTTTTAAAAGGTTTCATTATAAAACCTTCTCTTACTTGTCACTGGATATCACCTCTGAGCGAATtcagtttttttgtgtgggggGCCACTGAAATTGAGTTCTTGTCCTGACAGCCTTACCATGGTTCTCGAGGAGTCCTGCGTTCATTTTGGGGAAGCTCCTTCATCCATTTCCTTCTCTGGATCAGGCTTTCTGGCCACCTACCAGATAGGGGTTGCCCAATGTTTTGTACATAACGCACCATGGCTTCTTCGCAAGGCACCGTTTATTCTCGGTGCATCTGCGGGGTCTTTGgtagctgctgctgttgcttgtGAAGTAAACCTGAGTAAGTATCTTTCTCACTTTTTAGCAATCTGCTATTTTTGTGTTTGGAAGTAATTACtgattatccccccccccccctcttaatCTCATGCTCAGTTACCATGCAAAATGAGATGCTAAACTTCTCCAAAGCGATGAAGGCCTTTACATTTGGACCATTCAACCCCTCTGTGGAAATTCTCAACTGGATAAAGTTTGTTTTGAACAAATATCTTCCTTCTGATGCGCATCTCCTTGCAAACGGACGTCTCGCCGTGGTCGCGACCCGTCTGGATGATGGCAAACCCACGATTATAACAAAATACCGGTCCAAGGATGATGTCGTGCGGGTGAGGCAGATGAGTTGATTCATAGCAATTAGAGAATTTTTTatctaagcattttttattcaaaATTTCAGGCTCTACTTTGTAGCTGCTTTGTTCCAGGATATTGCGGTATGCTTCCGccatccctcaacggtgtggtgAGTATTTTTCAGCAGTGAGGAAACACATGTGGCGTCTCCCTCTCTGATATCTGTCGTCCCATCTTGTAGCACTACATGGATGGCGGTTTCAGTCAGATGCAGCCAGTTCTGGAGCTACCCAGTCTCACTTTAACAGTGTCTCCTTTCTCCGGGGAGGCGGACATATGTCCACGAGACCAACCCAGCATGCTGGACATGGTGGTGACTGGGGTGACCTTGAAGGGCAATTTGGCCAATGGGTTCAGGTTCTGGAATGCGCTCTACCCAATAAAGCCAGAAgtgagtttttttaaaatatattttttaaattattattttattattattatcatagtatattatcatatatatatatatatatatatatatatatatatatatatatatatatatatatatatatatatatatatatatatatatatatatatatatatatatatatatataccgtaattttcggactataagtcgcgtttttttttcatagtttgggtggggggcgacttatactcaggatcgacttgtgtttttttccacaaatttttacttgatcattaacacatcacttacacaCAAGtaagttgaccacttcacatgttatttttagtatagttgatcacttcacatgctttgatatctttatcttgaaaatattcaaaacatgaaaaatagagagaaaaaatcaaataaagtaattaacactttaaagcggcatatcctctggacatgtcctctgccaccaggatgacataaaggatgagaaatttgatcgatggaattaatgatttggagtgacacaaatggtttgataatattgttgtttatgtgatagttatttaaaatatagtttatatatcgttgtatgggcctgtggaatcatTTGAACTGcgactgcggcgcggcacacagcattgttgacaaaggacgatcgataaaagacgagaaatttgatcgatggatttaatgatttggagtgacacaaatggtttgataatattgtttatgTGATTGTTATTTAaagtatagtttatatatcgttgtatgggcctgtggaataatttgaactgcggcgctcGATGATTTTAATGAATTGAAGTGACACAgacggttttataaacgtgttatttatgtaatatttcttttaaataactgaatgttacgtcaggcccattctcagctcctcgtttgtgtttgttacgttagcataccgtatcgtttagcctgttgttgctcgttcatgtctgttctcggtgttggattttgtcgaataaatcgccctccaaaatgcgatttatactccagagcgatttatagtccgaaaattacggtgtgtgtgtgtgtgtgtgtgtatatgtatatgtatatatgtatatatatatatatatatatatatatatatataatatatttgtattttttgctgAATCATCAAGTTATCCATTTCAATGCCCTGAGCAGATTCCTTGCTGCCTGTGTATGACAATTTCTTTTACTTTGGACTTTATATTTCAACTCAGCCAGTAGCTCAGTTAACTGGCAATTCCTTTAATAATAGTGTGTTGTGTTCTTTATTCAGATTGTGGAGCAAGCTTACCACAATGGCTACAAAGACGCCTTTCATTTTCTTCTCAACAACGGTTGGTCAACTACACCTTGAAGGAAAGCACACACCAAACAAAGCTTTTATTTAATATAAATGTTATCCTTTTTTGTCCCCTTGTATGCAGAGCTTgtgccaaacatgaaaatgatGACAATTCAAGAACTCAAGAGCACGCTCAACTGTCGCACTAAAATGCTGACATTCCAAGAGACCACtccagaggaagaagaagaggaggatgttgatgaaatgaaaacaacagtattgttttttcttcaaggcAACCAAAAGACGCAGACAAACACTTGGACTGAACTTCAGTCCACAATTGGCAAGCTGACAGTTGTGGATCTTCCTTTCACTTTTGAAACGGCAAAAAACAGTGTGCATTTCTCTTCTT
This region of Syngnathus typhle isolate RoL2023-S1 ecotype Sweden linkage group LG2, RoL_Styp_1.0, whole genome shotgun sequence genomic DNA includes:
- the LOC133150439 gene encoding patatin-like phospholipase domain-containing protein 2; this translates as MVLEESCVHFGEAPSSISFSGSGFLATYQIGVAQCFVHNAPWLLRKAPFILGASAGSLVAAAVACEVNLITMQNEMLNFSKAMKAFTFGPFNPSVEILNWIKFVLNKYLPSDAHLLANGRLAVVATRLDDGKPTIITKYRSKDDVVRALLCSCFVPGYCGMLPPSLNGVHYMDGGFSQMQPVLELPSLTLTVSPFSGEADICPRDQPSMLDMVVTGVTLKGNLANGFRFWNALYPIKPEIVEQAYHNGYKDAFHFLLNNELVPNMKMMTIQELKSTLNCRTKMLTFQETTPEEEEEEDVDEMKTTVLFFLQGNQKTQTNTWTELQSTIGKLTVVDLPFTFETAKNILTGNVTMYGSMMGPSGFLTYLVLPMMLLFQTLLETKEIVESVSRGTPGLIFWTWCSLRQLAVFFFGILLSTFMKNVKNRLLPIMLKLQLLEEAQTGVPLKHTFPPSHKESSCPALSENITFASSRPIPPLRGL